Proteins encoded by one window of Molothrus ater isolate BHLD 08-10-18 breed brown headed cowbird chromosome 12, BPBGC_Mater_1.1, whole genome shotgun sequence:
- the CDH15 gene encoding cadherin-15, which yields MGPPLLLACLLAPLCARGASPVQAGAAAPQAWGQHEAPRRVKRAWVIPPISVSENHKRIPHLLVQIKSDKQQPGGVIYSIKGPGVDEEPLGIFSIDKFSGKVFLNAMLDREEHDRYRLRAFALDLGGVTLEEPTDLEIIVVDQNDNRPLFRQDVFTGRVVEGAEPGTCVMTVDATDADDPDTDNAALRYSILEQGAAGMFSINATTGEICTARPGLDRETMGVYNLTVQAADMSGDGLTTTAMAVIYLEDINDNAPEFTKEEFSMEVEEQAAGVDVGKVFVHDKDLAGSPSWLAKFTILEGDPEGAFAIRTDPHTNDGVLSVLKPLDHEVRDRFELTVSVQNERPLEPSAPGSPRALATVRVRVRDVNEAPAFRENPRRISVLEGTPPGTAITTYTASDPDTHQLQSLSYALLYDPADWLQMDPHAGTVRTKRELLHPSAFLQGGWYIALVLARDDAEPPLSATGTLSIEILEVNDHAPQLQPPAGVLCGRPGRGGTLLLGATDDDRPPHGAPFHFQLSPQHPQLARNWSLARFNVTHAVLAVLAELPEGPYSLPLLLRDSGTPPREQQQLLNVSVCHCGRDGTCLDGALAAASAGAGITLGALMIIVGSTILLLVLAALGAARVRGRRRALRKGLLQRSRDDMRDNILNYDEQGGGEEDQDAYDINQLRHPELFSPRAKPPLRRDAPLSSGTPMVPRKLPSSPSDIEDFINEGLEAADSDPSVPPYDTALIYDYEGSGSVASPLSSIVSSLTDEDQDYDYLSEWGPRFRRLADLYGH from the exons ATGGGCCCCCCGCTCCTCCTCGCCTGCCTGCTCGCCCCGCTCTGCGCTCGG GGTGCCAGCCCAgtccaggcaggagctgcagccccccaggcctgggggcAGCACGAGGCCCCTCGGAGGGTGAAGAGGGCCTGGGTGATCCCCCCCATCAGCGTCTCCGAGAACCACAAGCGCATCCCCCACCTCCTGGTGCAG ATCAAGTCAGACAAGCAGCAGCCCGGAGGGGTGATCTACAGCATCAAAGGGCCGGGGGTGGATGAGGAGCCCCTGGGCATCTTCTCCATCGACAAGTTCAGCGGGAAGGTTTTCCTCAACGCCATGCTGGACCGGGAAGAGCACGACCGCTACCGG CTCAGAGCCTTCGCACTGGACCTGGGCGGGGTCACCCTGGAGGAGCCCACGGACCTGGAGATCATCGTGGTGGACCAGAACGACAACCGGCCACTGTTCCGGCAGGACGTGTTCACCGGGCGGGTGGTGGAGGGGGCTGAGCCAG GGACCTGCGTGATGACGGTGGATGCCACCGACGCCGACGACCCCGACACGGACAACGCGGCCCTGCGCTATtccatcctggagcagggcGCTGCGGGAATGTTCAGCATCAACGCCACCACGGGGGAGATCTgcacggcacggcccggccTCGACCGGGAG ACCATGGGGGTGTACAACCTGACGGTGCAGGCGGCCGACATGTCCGGGGACGGGCTGACCACCACGGCCATGGCCGTCATCTACCTGGAGGACATCAACGACAACGCTCCCGAGTTCACCAAGGAGGAG TTCTCCATGGAGGTGGAGGAGCAGGCGGCCGGCGTGGACGTGGGCAAGGTTTTTGTGCACGACAAGGACCTGGCGGGCTCGCCCAGCTGGTTGGCCAAATTCACCATCCTGGAGGGCGACCCCGAGGGCGCCTTCGCCATCCGGACCGACCCGCACACCAACGACGGCGTGCTCTCCGTGCTCAag CCGCTGGACCACGAGGTGCGGGACCGCTTCGAGCTGACGGTGTCGGTGCAGAACGAGCGGCCGCTGGAGCCCTCGgcccccggcagcccccgggCTCTGGCCACGGTGCGGGTGCGGGTGCGGGACGTCAACGAGGCGCCCGCGTTCCGCGAGAACCCGCGGCGGATCAGCGTCCTGGAGGGGACACCCCCGGGCACCGCCATCACCACCTACACCGCCAGCGACCCCGACACCCACCAGCTCCAGAGCCTCTC CTACGCGCTGCTCTACGACCCCGCGGACTGGCTGCAGATGGACCCTCACGCCGGCACCGTCCGCACCAAGCGGGAGCTGCTGCACCCGTCCGCCTTCCTGCAGGGCGGCTGGTACATCGCCCTGGTGCTCGCCCGCGACGATG CCGAGCCCCCGCTCTCGGCCACCGGCACCCTCTCCATCGAGATCCTGGAGGTGAACGACCACGCTCCGCAGCTGCAGCCGCCGGCCGGGGTGCTGTGCgggcggccgggccgcggggggaCCCTGCTCCTGGGGGCCACCGACGATGACCGCCCCCCCCATGGAGCCCCCTTCCACTtccagctcagcccccagcacccGCAGCTCGCCCGCAACTGGAGCCTCGCCCGCTTCAATG TGACCCACGCCGTGCTGGCCGTGCTGGCCGAGCTGCCCGAGGGGCCCTACtcgctgccgctgctgctccGGGACTCGGGGACGCCCCCgcgggagcagcagcagctgctgaacgTCTCCGTGTGCCACTGCGGCCGCGACGGCACCTGCCTGGACGGGGCTCTGGCCGCGGCCAGCGCCGGGGCCGGCATCACCCTCGGGGCGCTCATGATCATCGTGGGCAGCACCATCCTCCTCCTCG TGCTGGCGGCTCTGGGCGCTGCGCGGGtgcgcggccgccgccgggccCTGCGCAAGGGGCTCCTGCAGCGCTCTCGGGACGACATGCGCGACAACATCCTCAACTACGATGAGCAGGGCGGGGGCGAGGAGGACCAG GACGCCTACGACATCAACCAGCTCCGGCACCCCGAGCTCTTCTCGCCCCGGGCCAAGCCCCCCCTGCGCAGGGATGCCCCGCTCAGCTCCGGGACCCCCATGGTCCCCCGcaagctgcccagcagcccctcgGACATCGAGGACTTCATCAATGAG GGGCTGGAGGCGGCTGACAGCGACCCCAGCGTGCCCCCCTATGACACCGCCCTCATCTACGACTACGAGGGCTCGGGCTCGGTGGCCAGCCCGCTGAGCTCCATCGTGTCCAGCCTGACGGACGAGGACCAGGACTACGACTACCTGAGCGAGTGGGGGCCCCGCTTCCGCCGCCTGGCCGACCTGTACGGGCACTAG